Proteins from a genomic interval of Marinitoga sp. 1197:
- a CDS encoding ISL3 family transposase, whose amino-acid sequence MMNELPRFFEKILNINEPWRIEKIEQDGNKVNIYVNFKRGAKFEINGKRYGAYDTVKKTWRHLNLFQYETYIHARVPRIKTEDGIKIIEVPWSRPNSGFTLLFEAFVLEMYQHMTVAEISKKYKVTENRIWRILEHHVMKELKKQDFSKEPIKILSVDEIARKKNHVYVTNFVDVERGKVVFIAKGKDAKTFKKFKTKYIEKKGKVSDIKTICMDMSVAFKSGAKEHFPKAKLVFDKFHIIKLLNEQLNKIRKRESKDYKDLLNKTKYIFLKNPKNLTNKQNEKLEQLMEYKYLDTVKAYSLILELKKIFDYKKPAYASKFFKKWYDKTLKSNIPEMKKAAKSLYKHIKGILMHLKTGLTNAKIEGMNSKLRTFTKRAYGFKSFKYLSITIFLALGKLSFS is encoded by the coding sequence AGAATAGAAAAAATAGAACAAGATGGAAATAAAGTAAACATATATGTAAATTTCAAAAGAGGAGCGAAATTTGAAATAAACGGGAAGAGATATGGAGCCTACGATACAGTCAAAAAGACATGGAGACATTTAAATTTATTTCAATATGAAACGTATATACATGCAAGAGTACCAAGAATAAAAACAGAAGATGGGATAAAAATAATAGAAGTTCCTTGGTCAAGGCCGAATAGTGGATTTACATTATTATTCGAAGCATTTGTATTAGAAATGTATCAACATATGACAGTAGCAGAAATATCAAAGAAATATAAAGTGACAGAAAATAGAATATGGAGGATATTAGAACATCATGTAATGAAAGAACTAAAAAAACAAGACTTTTCAAAAGAACCAATAAAAATATTATCAGTAGATGAAATAGCAAGAAAAAAGAATCATGTATATGTAACAAATTTTGTTGATGTAGAACGAGGAAAAGTAGTATTCATAGCGAAAGGAAAAGATGCAAAAACATTTAAAAAATTTAAAACTAAATATATAGAAAAAAAAGGGAAAGTGTCAGATATAAAAACAATATGTATGGATATGTCAGTAGCTTTTAAATCAGGAGCGAAAGAACATTTTCCAAAAGCAAAATTAGTATTTGATAAATTTCATATAATAAAATTATTAAACGAACAACTAAATAAAATAAGAAAAAGAGAAAGTAAAGACTACAAAGACTTATTAAATAAAACAAAATATATATTCTTAAAAAATCCAAAAAATCTAACAAATAAACAAAATGAAAAACTTGAGCAATTAATGGAATACAAATATCTTGATACAGTAAAAGCCTATTCATTAATTCTAGAATTAAAAAAAATATTTGATTATAAAAAACCAGCATATGCATCAAAATTCTTTAAAAAATGGTATGACAAAACGTTAAAATCAAATATACCAGAAATGAAAAAAGCAGCTAAGAGTTTATATAAACATATAAAAGGTATTCTTATGCATTTAAAAACAGGATTAACCAATGCTAAAATTGAGGGCATGAATTCAAAGCTTAGAACTTTTACTAAAAGGGCTTATGGTTTTAAGTCTTTTAAATATTTATCCATTACTATTTTTTTGGCTTTAGGTAAATTGTCTTTTTCTTAA